The proteins below are encoded in one region of Ursus arctos isolate Adak ecotype North America unplaced genomic scaffold, UrsArc2.0 scaffold_24, whole genome shotgun sequence:
- the WNK4 gene encoding serine/threonine-protein kinase WNK4 isoform X2, whose amino-acid sequence MLAPPTPETAVPMSQAEADLALRPPPPLAAAAGQPRLGPPPRRARRFSGKAEPRPRSSRLSRRSSVDLGLLSSWSQPASPVPEPPDPPDSAGPGPARSPPPSCPEPPEGTWTGGAPVKAADSARPELAGSAGGPGSRDPPTIPKAAARERQREQEEKEDTETQAVATSPDGRYLKFDIEIGRGSFKTVYRGLDTDTTVEVAWCELQTRKLSRTERQRFSEEVEMLKGLQHPNIVRFYDSWKSVLRGQVCIVLVTELMTSGTLKTYLRRFREMKPRVLQRWSRQILRGLHFLHSRVPPILHRDLKCDNVFITGPSGSVKIGDLGLATLKRASFAKSVIGTPEFMAPEMYEEKYDEAVDVYAFGMCMLEMATSEYPYSECQNAAQIYRKVTSGTKPNSFYKVKMPEVKEIIEGCIRTDKNERFTIQDLLAHAFFREERGVHVELAEEDDGEKPGLKLWLRMEDARRGGRPRDNQAIEFLFQLGRDAAEEVAQEMVALGLVCEADYQPVARAVRERVAAIQRKREKLRKARELEALPPAPGPPPATVPMTPSPPSVFPPEPEEPEADQHQPFLFRHASYSSTTSDCETDGYLSSSGFLDASDPAFQPPGGVPSSPAESHLCLPSAFALSIPRSGPGSDFSPGDSYASDVASGLSDVGEGMERMRRPPGRNLRRRPRSRLRVTSVSDQNDRVVECQLQTHNSKMVTFRFDLDGDSPEEIAAAMVYNEFILPSERAGFLSRIREIIQRVETLLKRDTGPVEAAEVSLSPQEEPAPLPALSGPLPDPSRELQSSTSLEQRSWAAFSTSSSSPGTPLSPGNLFSPGTPVSPSPIFPITSPPYCSPSPFSQVSSDLSPHSPGSPLVFSPSAAQFPGPASHSLQSSVLPFPPAFSPGCSQVTLTPPSFPPCPSTSLLPCTTAAPLLSLASAFSLAVMTVAQSLLSPSPGLLSQSPAAPPGPLPSLPPPPPPAPCGQDRPSPPTAEMESEALPNPGRPLLGEARLEPISEEGKPQLVGRFQVTSSKEPAEPLPLQPTFPTLSSSLKPPTPQLTSESSDTEDSAGSGPEAREALAESDRAAEGLVAGAEEEGDDGKEPRVGGSPPPQSHPSPVWMNYSYSSLCLSSEESESSGEDEEFWAQLQSLRQKHLSEVEALQTLQKKEIEDLYSRLGKQPPPGIVAPAAMLSSRQRRLSKGSFPTSRRNSLQRSEPLGPVNSEQKPCVCPTPGPTMELVLSESADQHNSARRPQY is encoded by the exons ATGCTGGCACCCCCGACCCCCGAGACTGCGGTCCCCATGTCCCAGGCGGAGGCCGACCTGGCCCTACGGCCCCCGCCGCCTCTCGCTGCCGCTGCCGGTCAGCCCCGCCTTGGGCCCCCTCCTCGCCGGGCGCGCCGCTTCTCCGGGAAGGCTGAGCCCCGGCCGCGCTCTTCCCGTCTCAGCCGCCGCAGCTCAGTTGACTTGGGGCTGCTGAGCTCTTGGTCCCAGCCAGCCTCACCCGTTCCGGAGCCCCCTGATCCTCCGGACTCCGCAGGTCCTGGCCCCGCAAGGAGCCCACCGCCTAGCTGTCCAGAGCCCCCCGAGGGCACGTGGACAGGGGGAGCCCCCGTGAAGGCTGCAGACTCCGCGCGTCCAGAGCTCGCGGGCTCTGCAGGAggcccggggtcccgggatccgCCGACAATCCCCAAAGCTGCGGCTCGGGAGCGGCAGCGggagcaggaggaaaaggaggataCGGAGACCCAGGCAGTGGCAACGTCCCCAGACGGCCGATACCTCAAGTTTGACATCGAGATTGGACGTGGCTCGTTCAAGACGGTGTATCGAGGGCTGGACACTGACACCACGGTGGAGGTGGCCTGGTGTGAGCTGCAG ACTCGGAAACTGTCTCGAACTGAGCGGCAGCGATTCTCTGAGGAAGTGGAGATGCTCAAGGGGCTGCAGCACCCCAACATCGTCCGCTTCTACGACTCATGGAAGTCAGTGCTGAGGGGCCAGGTTTGCATCGTGCTGGTCACCGAACTCATGACCTCCGGCACCCTCAAGAC GTACCTGAGGCGGTTCCGCGAGATGAAGCCGAGAGTCCTTCAGCGCTGGAGCCGCCAGATCCTTCGGGGGCTTCATTTCCTACACTCCCGGGTACCCCCCATTCTGCACCGGGATCTCAAGTGCGACAACGTCTTTATCACGGGCCCTTCGGGTTCGGTCAAGATCGGGGACCTGGGCCTGGCCACGCTCAAGCGCGCCTCCTTTGCCAAGAGTGTGATCG GGACCCCGGAGTTCATGGCTCCTGAGATGTACGAGGAGAAGTACGATGAGGCCGTGGACGTGTACGCGTTCGGCATGTGCATGCTGGAGATGGCCACCTCAGAGTACCCTTACTCCGAATGCCAGAATGCCGCGCAAATCTACCGCAAGGTCACTTCg GGCACAAAGCCGAACAGCTTCTACAAGGTGAAGATGCCCGAGGTGAAGGAGATCATTGAAGGCTGCATCCGCACCGATAAGAAcgagag GTTCACGATCCAGGACCTCCTGGCTCACGCCTTCTTCCGGGAGGAGCGCGGCGTGCACGTGGAGCTGGCGGAGGAGGACGACGGGGAGAAGCCAGGCCTCAAGCTCTGGCTGCGCATGGAGGACGCACGTCGCGGGGGGCGCCCACGGGACAACCAGGCCATAGAATTCCTGTTCCAACTGGGCCGGGACGCGGCAGAGGAGGTGGCGCAGGAGATG GTGGCCCTGGGTTTAGTCTGTGAAGCTGATTACCAGCCGGTGGCCCGTGCAGTACGTGAACGAGTTGCTGCCATCCAGCGAAAGCGTGAGAAACTGCGCAAAGCTAGGGAGTTGGAGGCCCTCCCCCCTGCACCAGGACCCCCACCAGCAACTGTCCCCATGACTCCCAGCCCCCCCAGCGTCTTCCCCCCTGAGCCTGAGGAGCCGGAGGCAGACCAGCACCAGCCTTTCCTCTTCCGCCATGCCTCTTACTCATCTACCACCT CGGATTGCGAGACTGATGGCTACCTCAGCTCCTCCGGCTTCCTGGATGCCTCAGACCCTGCCTTTCAGCCCCCTGGGGGGGTGCCATCCAGCCCCGCTGAGTCCCATCTCTGCCTGCCCTCG GCTTTCGCCCTATCCATTCCACGTTCAGGCCCAGGCAGTGACTTTTCCCCGGGAGACAG CTATGCCTCAGATGTAGCGTCAGGCCTTAGTGATGTGGGAGAAGGGATGGAACGCATGAGGAGACCCCCAGGAAGAAATCTCCGGCGCAGACCTCGATCCCGGCTGCGGGTCACTAGC GTCTCAGACCAGAATGACAGAGTGGTTGAGTGCCAGCTACAGACGCACAATAGCAAGATGGTGACCTTCCGATTTGATCTGGATGGGGACAGCCCGGAAGAGATTGCAGCTGCCATG GTGTATAACGAGTTTATTCTGCCCTCGGAGCGAGCTGGTTTCCTGAGCCGTATTCGGGAGATTATCCAGCGAGTGGAGACCCTGTTGAAGAGAGATACTGGCCCTGTGGAGGCTGCTGAGGTctccctgagcccccag GAGGAGCCAGCACCATTACCTGCCCTCTCAGGCCCCCTCCCAGACCCATCCCGTG AGCTCCAGAGCAGCACCTCCCTGGAGCAGAGAAGCTGGGCAgccttctccacctcctcatcTTCTCCTGGAACCCCCTTGTCTCCTGGAAACCTGTTTTCCCCTGGAACCCCTGTTTCCCCAAGTCCCATCTTCCCGATCACTTCTCCCCCATACTGCAGCCCCTCCCCATTCTCCCAAGTGTCTTCAGATCTCTCACCACACTCCCCCGGCTCTCCACTTGTGTTCTCCCCCAGTGCCGCCCAGTTCCCCGGCCCAGCCTCTCATTCTCTGCAGAGCTCAGTCCTCCCTTTTCCGCCTGCCTTCTCTCCCGGTTGCTCCCAGGTCACTCttactcctccttcctttcccccctgcccctccacttctctcctcccctgcaccacagcagcccctctcctctctctggctAGTGCCTTCTCACTGGCTGTGATGACTGTGGCCCAGTCCCTGCTGTCCCCCTCACCTGGGCTCCTGTCCCAGTCTCCTGCAGCCCCTCCTGGTCCCCTACCTagcctgcccccgccccctccccctgctccttgtGGCCAGGATAGGCCTTCACCCCCAACAGCTGAGATGGAGAGTGAG GCCCTGCCAAATCCTGGTCGGCCACTCCTGGGTGAAGCCAGACTAGAGCCCATCTCTGAAG AGGGAAAGCCGCAGCTTGTGGGGCGTTTCCAAGTGACTTCATCCAAAGAACCAGCTGAGCCTCTTCCCCTGCAACCAACATTCCCAACTCTCTCCAGTTCCCTGAAGCCTCCAACCCCTCAGCTGACCTCAGAGAGCTCAGACACAGAGGATAGTGCTGGGAGCGggccagaggccagggaggctcTGGCTGAGAGCGACCGTGCAGCTGAAGGCCTAGTGGCTGGAGCTGAGGAGGAAGGGGACGATGGGAAGGAACCCCGAGTGGggggcagccccccaccccagagccatCCCAGCCCAGTGTGGATGAACTACTCATACAGTAGCCTGTGTCTGAGCAGTGAGGAATccgagagcagtggggaggatgAGGAATTCTGGGCTCAGCTGCAGAGTCTTCGGCAGAA GCACTTGTCAGAGGTGGAGGCACTACAGACACTACAGAAAAAGGAAATCGAGGACTTGTACAGCCGGCTTGGGAAGCAGCCCCCACCGGGTATCGTGGCCCCAGCGGCTATGCTGTCCAGCCGCCAGCGCCGGCTCTCCAAGGGCAGCTTCCCCACCTCCCGCCGCAACAGCCTGCAGCGCTCCGAGCCCCTGGGCCCTG tGAATTCAGAACAGAAGCCATGTGTCTGCCCCACACCAGGGCCCACCATGGAGCTTGTGCTCTCAGAATCTGCTGACCAACACAATTCTGCAAGAAGGCCCCAGTACTGA
- the WNK4 gene encoding serine/threonine-protein kinase WNK4 isoform X4, translated as MLAPPTPETAVPMSQAEADLALRPPPPLAAAAGQPRLGPPPRRARRFSGKAEPRPRSSRLSRRSSVDLGLLSSWSQPASPVPEPPDPPDSAGPGPARSPPPSCPEPPEGTWTGGAPVKAADSARPELAGSAGGPGSRDPPTIPKAAARERQREQEEKEDTETQAVATSPDGRYLKFDIEIGRGSFKTVYRGLDTDTTVEVAWCELQTRKLSRTERQRFSEEVEMLKGLQHPNIVRFYDSWKSVLRGQVCIVLVTELMTSGTLKTYLRRFREMKPRVLQRWSRQILRGLHFLHSRVPPILHRDLKCDNVFITGPSGSVKIGDLGLATLKRASFAKSVIGTPEFMAPEMYEEKYDEAVDVYAFGMCMLEMATSEYPYSECQNAAQIYRKVTSGTKPNSFYKVKMPEVKEIIEGCIRTDKNERFTIQDLLAHAFFREERGVHVELAEEDDGEKPGLKLWLRMEDARRGGRPRDNQAIEFLFQLGRDAAEEVAQEMVALGLVCEADYQPVARAVRERVAAIQRKREKLRKARELEALPPAPGPPPATVPMTPSPPSVFPPEPEEPEADQHQPFLFRHASYSSTTSDCETDGYLSSSGFLDASDPAFQPPGGVPSSPAESHLCLPSAFALSIPRSGPGSDFSPGDSYASDVASGLSDVGEGMERMRRPPGRNLRRRPRSRLRVTSVSDQNDRVVECQLQTHNSKMVTFRFDLDGDSPEEIAAAMVYNEFILPSERAGFLSRIREIIQRVETLLKRDTGPVEAAEVSLSPQEEPAPLPALSGPLPDPSRELQSSTSLEQRSWAAFSTSSSSPGTPLSPGNLFSPGTPVSPSPIFPITSPPYCSPSPFSQVSSDLSPHSPGSPLVFSPSAAQFPGPASHSLQSSVLPFPPAFSPGCSQVTLTPPSFPPCPSTSLLPCTTAAPLLSLASAFSLAVMTVAQSLLSPSPGLLSQSPAAPPGPLPSLPPPPPPAPCGQDRPSPPTAEMESEALPNPGRPLLGEARLEPISEEGKPQLVGRFQVTSSKEPAEPLPLQPTFPTLSSSLKPPTPQLTSESSDTEDSAGSGPEAREALAESDRAAEGLVAGAEEEGDDGKEPRVGGSPPPQSHPSPVWMNYSYSSLCLSSEESESSGEDEEFWAQLQSLRQKHLSEVEALQTLQKKEIEDLYSRLGKQPPPGIVAPAAMLSSRQRRLSKGSFPTSRRNSLQRSEPLGPGIMRRNSLSGSSTGSQEQRASKGVTFAGDVGRM; from the exons ATGCTGGCACCCCCGACCCCCGAGACTGCGGTCCCCATGTCCCAGGCGGAGGCCGACCTGGCCCTACGGCCCCCGCCGCCTCTCGCTGCCGCTGCCGGTCAGCCCCGCCTTGGGCCCCCTCCTCGCCGGGCGCGCCGCTTCTCCGGGAAGGCTGAGCCCCGGCCGCGCTCTTCCCGTCTCAGCCGCCGCAGCTCAGTTGACTTGGGGCTGCTGAGCTCTTGGTCCCAGCCAGCCTCACCCGTTCCGGAGCCCCCTGATCCTCCGGACTCCGCAGGTCCTGGCCCCGCAAGGAGCCCACCGCCTAGCTGTCCAGAGCCCCCCGAGGGCACGTGGACAGGGGGAGCCCCCGTGAAGGCTGCAGACTCCGCGCGTCCAGAGCTCGCGGGCTCTGCAGGAggcccggggtcccgggatccgCCGACAATCCCCAAAGCTGCGGCTCGGGAGCGGCAGCGggagcaggaggaaaaggaggataCGGAGACCCAGGCAGTGGCAACGTCCCCAGACGGCCGATACCTCAAGTTTGACATCGAGATTGGACGTGGCTCGTTCAAGACGGTGTATCGAGGGCTGGACACTGACACCACGGTGGAGGTGGCCTGGTGTGAGCTGCAG ACTCGGAAACTGTCTCGAACTGAGCGGCAGCGATTCTCTGAGGAAGTGGAGATGCTCAAGGGGCTGCAGCACCCCAACATCGTCCGCTTCTACGACTCATGGAAGTCAGTGCTGAGGGGCCAGGTTTGCATCGTGCTGGTCACCGAACTCATGACCTCCGGCACCCTCAAGAC GTACCTGAGGCGGTTCCGCGAGATGAAGCCGAGAGTCCTTCAGCGCTGGAGCCGCCAGATCCTTCGGGGGCTTCATTTCCTACACTCCCGGGTACCCCCCATTCTGCACCGGGATCTCAAGTGCGACAACGTCTTTATCACGGGCCCTTCGGGTTCGGTCAAGATCGGGGACCTGGGCCTGGCCACGCTCAAGCGCGCCTCCTTTGCCAAGAGTGTGATCG GGACCCCGGAGTTCATGGCTCCTGAGATGTACGAGGAGAAGTACGATGAGGCCGTGGACGTGTACGCGTTCGGCATGTGCATGCTGGAGATGGCCACCTCAGAGTACCCTTACTCCGAATGCCAGAATGCCGCGCAAATCTACCGCAAGGTCACTTCg GGCACAAAGCCGAACAGCTTCTACAAGGTGAAGATGCCCGAGGTGAAGGAGATCATTGAAGGCTGCATCCGCACCGATAAGAAcgagag GTTCACGATCCAGGACCTCCTGGCTCACGCCTTCTTCCGGGAGGAGCGCGGCGTGCACGTGGAGCTGGCGGAGGAGGACGACGGGGAGAAGCCAGGCCTCAAGCTCTGGCTGCGCATGGAGGACGCACGTCGCGGGGGGCGCCCACGGGACAACCAGGCCATAGAATTCCTGTTCCAACTGGGCCGGGACGCGGCAGAGGAGGTGGCGCAGGAGATG GTGGCCCTGGGTTTAGTCTGTGAAGCTGATTACCAGCCGGTGGCCCGTGCAGTACGTGAACGAGTTGCTGCCATCCAGCGAAAGCGTGAGAAACTGCGCAAAGCTAGGGAGTTGGAGGCCCTCCCCCCTGCACCAGGACCCCCACCAGCAACTGTCCCCATGACTCCCAGCCCCCCCAGCGTCTTCCCCCCTGAGCCTGAGGAGCCGGAGGCAGACCAGCACCAGCCTTTCCTCTTCCGCCATGCCTCTTACTCATCTACCACCT CGGATTGCGAGACTGATGGCTACCTCAGCTCCTCCGGCTTCCTGGATGCCTCAGACCCTGCCTTTCAGCCCCCTGGGGGGGTGCCATCCAGCCCCGCTGAGTCCCATCTCTGCCTGCCCTCG GCTTTCGCCCTATCCATTCCACGTTCAGGCCCAGGCAGTGACTTTTCCCCGGGAGACAG CTATGCCTCAGATGTAGCGTCAGGCCTTAGTGATGTGGGAGAAGGGATGGAACGCATGAGGAGACCCCCAGGAAGAAATCTCCGGCGCAGACCTCGATCCCGGCTGCGGGTCACTAGC GTCTCAGACCAGAATGACAGAGTGGTTGAGTGCCAGCTACAGACGCACAATAGCAAGATGGTGACCTTCCGATTTGATCTGGATGGGGACAGCCCGGAAGAGATTGCAGCTGCCATG GTGTATAACGAGTTTATTCTGCCCTCGGAGCGAGCTGGTTTCCTGAGCCGTATTCGGGAGATTATCCAGCGAGTGGAGACCCTGTTGAAGAGAGATACTGGCCCTGTGGAGGCTGCTGAGGTctccctgagcccccag GAGGAGCCAGCACCATTACCTGCCCTCTCAGGCCCCCTCCCAGACCCATCCCGTG AGCTCCAGAGCAGCACCTCCCTGGAGCAGAGAAGCTGGGCAgccttctccacctcctcatcTTCTCCTGGAACCCCCTTGTCTCCTGGAAACCTGTTTTCCCCTGGAACCCCTGTTTCCCCAAGTCCCATCTTCCCGATCACTTCTCCCCCATACTGCAGCCCCTCCCCATTCTCCCAAGTGTCTTCAGATCTCTCACCACACTCCCCCGGCTCTCCACTTGTGTTCTCCCCCAGTGCCGCCCAGTTCCCCGGCCCAGCCTCTCATTCTCTGCAGAGCTCAGTCCTCCCTTTTCCGCCTGCCTTCTCTCCCGGTTGCTCCCAGGTCACTCttactcctccttcctttcccccctgcccctccacttctctcctcccctgcaccacagcagcccctctcctctctctggctAGTGCCTTCTCACTGGCTGTGATGACTGTGGCCCAGTCCCTGCTGTCCCCCTCACCTGGGCTCCTGTCCCAGTCTCCTGCAGCCCCTCCTGGTCCCCTACCTagcctgcccccgccccctccccctgctccttgtGGCCAGGATAGGCCTTCACCCCCAACAGCTGAGATGGAGAGTGAG GCCCTGCCAAATCCTGGTCGGCCACTCCTGGGTGAAGCCAGACTAGAGCCCATCTCTGAAG AGGGAAAGCCGCAGCTTGTGGGGCGTTTCCAAGTGACTTCATCCAAAGAACCAGCTGAGCCTCTTCCCCTGCAACCAACATTCCCAACTCTCTCCAGTTCCCTGAAGCCTCCAACCCCTCAGCTGACCTCAGAGAGCTCAGACACAGAGGATAGTGCTGGGAGCGggccagaggccagggaggctcTGGCTGAGAGCGACCGTGCAGCTGAAGGCCTAGTGGCTGGAGCTGAGGAGGAAGGGGACGATGGGAAGGAACCCCGAGTGGggggcagccccccaccccagagccatCCCAGCCCAGTGTGGATGAACTACTCATACAGTAGCCTGTGTCTGAGCAGTGAGGAATccgagagcagtggggaggatgAGGAATTCTGGGCTCAGCTGCAGAGTCTTCGGCAGAA GCACTTGTCAGAGGTGGAGGCACTACAGACACTACAGAAAAAGGAAATCGAGGACTTGTACAGCCGGCTTGGGAAGCAGCCCCCACCGGGTATCGTGGCCCCAGCGGCTATGCTGTCCAGCCGCCAGCGCCGGCTCTCCAAGGGCAGCTTCCCCACCTCCCGCCGCAACAGCCTGCAGCGCTCCGAGCCCCTGGGCCCTG GCATCATGCGAAGGAACTCCCTGAGTGGCAGCAGCACCGGCTCCCAGGAGCAGCGGGCAAGCAAGGGGGTGACATTCGCCGGGGATGTTGGCAGGATG tGA